From Mariprofundus sp. NF, the proteins below share one genomic window:
- a CDS encoding POTRA domain-containing protein, with product MNSLLHRMIPALLSLSLPFSVQAAETDEPDMPMSETMTQVQPETVPTEDKVSATTETPTDQAITPDTAEATEPLPMAASPMEPQPEATETATLEAGAITAEEEPVDDSFTIATFEIEGNLLLPVETIEKNLQKFVGESRSRDDLFSIRYAIIKLYRSHDLDGVAVAIPTTGEAGTVMVKIFEDDIDAYPQQAVVQPDHQQQAAPEDLAATAPPAEPAPAAKAAKAKAATGPQTYAIKLDPVEKPAVVVLPEPEPELTVEAESAAPADMPESTATVENLLAANESAETAAAEIKEPITQKATPETVVNNDAKEVIVASSPSPKVKPADTVVETTAPIEKANTVAKSAAKPELKATATTAKAATPKMEKAKERAAVNIAHAKAEKANAARAKIEKVKAEKAKAAAAKAEAVKEAAAEEVAVTPILDAQQGTFNISSFEVYGNSLVTTEAIQKRLQPYIGAGKSYADLVDAKQQISQLYRNKGRRMVAVGMPARIFGEAIPVRIYEAKR from the coding sequence ATGAACAGCTTACTGCATCGCATGATCCCCGCCCTGCTTAGCCTTAGCCTGCCCTTCAGTGTGCAGGCCGCTGAAACTGATGAACCTGATATGCCAATGTCTGAAACCATGACACAGGTGCAACCGGAAACCGTTCCGACTGAGGACAAGGTCAGCGCAACAACTGAAACACCCACAGATCAGGCCATCACTCCGGATACAGCCGAAGCAACCGAGCCCCTGCCAATGGCTGCGAGCCCAATGGAACCACAGCCTGAAGCGACGGAAACAGCCACATTAGAAGCTGGTGCAATCACAGCAGAAGAGGAGCCGGTTGACGACAGCTTCACCATCGCAACCTTTGAAATTGAGGGTAACCTACTGTTACCAGTCGAAACTATTGAAAAAAATCTGCAAAAATTTGTTGGCGAGAGCAGATCCCGAGATGACCTGTTCAGTATCCGCTATGCAATTATCAAACTCTATCGCAGCCATGATCTGGATGGCGTGGCCGTTGCCATCCCCACAACCGGTGAAGCTGGCACAGTCATGGTCAAAATTTTTGAAGATGATATTGATGCCTACCCGCAACAGGCCGTTGTTCAACCAGATCACCAACAACAGGCTGCGCCCGAAGATCTGGCTGCAACCGCACCTCCAGCTGAGCCTGCCCCGGCCGCCAAAGCAGCCAAAGCCAAGGCAGCTACAGGACCTCAAACCTACGCCATCAAGCTGGACCCGGTTGAAAAACCAGCCGTTGTTGTGCTCCCTGAGCCAGAGCCTGAACTCACAGTAGAAGCAGAAAGTGCCGCACCAGCAGATATGCCGGAAAGCACAGCAACCGTTGAGAACCTCTTAGCAGCCAACGAGTCAGCTGAAACAGCTGCTGCCGAGATTAAAGAGCCAATCACGCAGAAGGCCACACCAGAGACAGTAGTAAACAACGATGCTAAAGAGGTAATCGTTGCAAGCAGTCCATCACCAAAAGTTAAACCTGCTGACACAGTAGTGGAAACGACTGCACCTATTGAGAAGGCAAACACTGTAGCCAAGAGCGCGGCCAAGCCTGAGTTGAAAGCTACCGCAACCACAGCGAAAGCAGCTACCCCTAAAATGGAAAAAGCCAAAGAGAGAGCAGCCGTGAACATCGCTCACGCCAAAGCGGAGAAGGCTAACGCTGCCAGAGCTAAGATTGAGAAGGTCAAAGCTGAGAAAGCTAAAGCTGCGGCGGCCAAAGCCGAGGCAGTCAAAGAAGCCGCGGCTGAAGAGGTGGCAGTCACCCCGATTCTGGATGCACAACAGGGCACATTCAACATCAGCAGCTTTGAGGTTTACGGCAATTCTCTGGTGACCACAGAGGCGATCCAGAAACGCTTACAGCCCTATATCGGCGCAGGAAAATCCTATGCCGATCTGGTCGATGCCAAACAGCAGATCAGCCAGCTCTATCGCAACAAAGGCCGCAGAATGGTGGCTGTCGGCATGCCTGCCAGAATCTTCGGTGAGGCGATCCCCGTGCGCATCTATGAGGCAAAACGTTGA
- the folE gene encoding GTP cyclohydrolase I FolE gives MSDDFDLNDPTNIEGMQHVRGLLEYIGEDVNREGLLETPARVLAAMHEHFSGYKEDPREHLEKTFEEVEGYDEVVLVSDIAVHSHCEHHMVPFVGKAHVAYIPRGRVVGLSKLARVVEGYSKRLQVQEKLTMQIANAIEEVLDPKGVAVIIQCQHFCMCHRGVHKPNSWTTTSKLTGAFMNNPSSRLELFQLIGMNKSEA, from the coding sequence GTGAGTGATGATTTCGACCTGAATGACCCGACCAATATCGAAGGCATGCAACATGTGCGTGGCCTGCTTGAATATATCGGTGAAGATGTGAATCGCGAAGGTCTTCTGGAGACTCCGGCACGTGTGCTGGCCGCAATGCATGAACATTTCTCAGGTTACAAGGAAGATCCACGCGAACATCTGGAGAAGACCTTTGAAGAGGTTGAAGGTTACGATGAGGTGGTTCTGGTCTCCGATATCGCTGTGCACAGCCACTGCGAACATCACATGGTGCCATTCGTAGGCAAGGCGCATGTTGCTTACATTCCGCGCGGCCGTGTGGTTGGTCTTTCCAAGCTTGCCCGCGTGGTTGAAGGTTACTCCAAACGTCTGCAGGTGCAGGAGAAGCTGACCATGCAGATCGCCAATGCCATTGAAGAGGTGCTCGATCCCAAAGGTGTGGCGGTAATCATCCAGTGCCAGCACTTCTGCATGTGCCATCGCGGTGTTCATAAACCGAACTCATGGACTACCACCTCCAAACTTACCGGCGCATTCATGAACAACCCGTCCTCACGCCTTGAGCTTTTCCAGCTTATCGGCATGAATAAATCCGAGGCTTAA
- a CDS encoding histidine phosphatase family protein — MLTMNILRHGALEGGVKYRGRADDPLTPNGRSSMDSIWSHLQREVDAIITSPLIRCAEPARQWAEIADIECIIEPRVAEIHYGEWEGKTIPQLQAKYPDMLARWRDNPQGMRPPGGESPEELLARLNEWWSEVCQSHDGKQLLLVTHSGSMRMLIAHALNAPIATTRHLAMPYCCWSRISHDNGSSQLIFHNREIY, encoded by the coding sequence ATGCTTACAATGAATATACTTCGCCACGGAGCTCTTGAAGGTGGCGTCAAATATCGAGGTCGGGCGGATGACCCACTCACGCCTAACGGCCGAAGCAGCATGGATAGCATCTGGTCTCATCTGCAGAGAGAGGTAGATGCCATCATCACCTCACCCCTGATCCGCTGTGCAGAACCCGCCAGACAGTGGGCTGAAATAGCGGACATTGAATGCATCATCGAACCACGCGTCGCTGAGATTCATTACGGTGAGTGGGAGGGTAAAACCATCCCGCAGCTGCAAGCTAAGTACCCCGACATGCTTGCGCGGTGGCGCGACAATCCCCAGGGCATGCGCCCGCCCGGCGGCGAATCACCCGAAGAGCTGCTGGCCCGTCTCAATGAGTGGTGGTCTGAAGTTTGCCAAAGCCATGATGGCAAACAGCTGCTGCTGGTCACCCACTCCGGCAGCATGCGCATGCTGATCGCTCACGCCCTGAATGCCCCCATCGCCACCACCCGCCATCTGGCCATGCCCTACTGCTGCTGGAGTCGCATCAGCCACGATAATGGCAGTTCACAACTAATCTTTCACAATCGTGAAATCTACTGA